A section of the Pochonia chlamydosporia 170 chromosome 2, whole genome shotgun sequence genome encodes:
- a CDS encoding nucleoporin, NSP1-lik (similar to Metarhizium robertsii ARSEF 23 XP_007821901.1): protein MSFTFGTQGSSSAPSNNPTTTAPATGGLFGGASSGGTPSFSFGSAGGSTGGNNATSNSAGSIFGQKSAGDAQKPAGGLFGGAPSSNTASTPTSGGLFGGASTTPSTSGLFGGANNASSTPTSAAPSSGGFFGGAGGASSTTPASGGLFGGSNTSSSKPASSGMFGGGGGSSSGGGLFGAQSSGAQSQSTTTTSAAPSSGLFAQSGSGLFGNKTGTTPTTNPQSTTPTTASAATPAKPMFSLPSTTPAGAPPIDSSKSAATTGTTAGGLFGGAAKSAAPSTSAPAAPATSGLFGGAQSGAGSSAGGLFGNKPAATTGGSAGGLFGAATSNSTPATSATSGSATATTGSAGSMFGAKPAASTASAAPASTTTSSGLFGGGATSSATTSSAAPATASTAGGLFGNKPAATTTASATPAATATAGGLFGGGTQAASTAAAAKPASSLFGGAAPASTGATPAPAASTAGGLFGAKPATDAASKDKEEPKPAAQNGTTNALGASTTGPTSQMARLKNKTMEDIVTRWASDLTKYQKEFKEQATTVSTWDRSLVDNGEKIQKLYLDTFEAERASHEIERQLATVESQQEELEAWLNRYETEVQDMFAKQIGPGEQLAGPDQERERTYKLAEKLTQQLDEKSRDLSKMVKEINDISGTLSKGAKTEDPLSQIVRVLNSHLTQLQWIDANASTLQAKVSAAQKSSSSLNSHYAGPESDAAEGFYRSYYGRR, encoded by the exons ATGTCGTTCACCTTTGGAACCCAGGGCTCGTCGAGCGCTCCATCGAATAACCCGACGACTACAGCCCCGGCCACTGGTGGTCTCTTCGGAGGTGCTTCTTCTGGAGGCACTCCCTCGTTCTCGTTCGGCTCAGCTGGTGGCTCTACCGGCGGCAACAACGCAACCTCAAACAGCGCTGGTTCCATTTTCGGCCAGAAGTCTGCCGGCGACGCGCAGAAGCCTGCAGGCGGTTTATTTGGGGGAGCTCCTTCGTCAAACACGGCTTCAACACCCACTTCTGGGGGTCTGTTTGGAGGAGCTTCGACGACTCCATCAACCAGCGGTCTCTTTGGCGGAGCAAACAATGCCTCCTCTACGCCTACGTCGGCGGCCCCTTCCTCCGGAGGCTTctttggaggagctggcGGCGCCTCTAGCACAACACCGGCATCTGGAGGTTTGTTTGGAGGTTCCAACACATCATCGTCTAAACCAGCTTCCAGTGGCatgtttggtggtggtggtggctcaTCTTCTGGCGGCGGTCTCTTTGGGGCTCAAAGCAGTGGTGCTCAGTCTCAAAGCACAACTACAACATCTGCGGCACCTTCATCTGGTCTGTTCGCGCAATCAGGAAGCGGCCTGTTCGGGAATAAAACTGGTACAACTCCCACGACAAACCCGCAgagcacaacaccaacaacggctTCCGCAGCAACACCTGCCAAACCCATGTTTTCTCTCCCGTCGACGACTCCTGCGGGAGCTCCTCCGATTGATTCATCTAAGTCTGCAGCTACAACTGGAACGACCGCTGGTGGACTATTCGGCGGCGCGGCAAAGTCGgctgctccatcaacatcagcacCTGCTGCCCCAGCTACCTCTGGACTTTTCGGAGGTGCTCAATCTGGAGCTGGCTCTTCTGCTGGCGGTCTGTTTGGTAACAAACCCGCAGCTACGACTGGAGGATCTGCCGGTGGTCTCTTTGGGGCTGCAACAAGCAACAGCACTCCGGCTACTTCAGCGACATCGGGCTCCGCGACAGCTACCACAGGGTCTGCAGGATCCATGTTTGGCGCGAAACCCGCTGCTTCTACGGCATCAGCGGCTCCGGCTTCGACAACTACAAGCAGCGggctttttggtggtggtgctaCCAGCTCTGCTACCACGTCTTCCGCAGCCCCAGCAACCGCCAGCACCGCTGGAGGTTTGTTCGGAAACAAGCCAGCGGCCACCACGACTGCATCCGCAACTCCCGCAGCTACTGCGACCGCGGGTGGTCTATTTGGAGGTGGCACGCAAGCTGCATCAACTGCTGCGGCAGCCAAACCTGCTTCATCTCTTTTCGGTGGTGCAGCTCCTGCATCAACCGGAGCGACGCCCGCGCCGGCCGCTTCAACGGCCGGAGGTTTATTTGGAGCTAAACCAGCAACAGACGCAGCTAGCAAAGACAAGGAAGAGCCTAAGCCTGCGGCGCAAAATGGCACGACAAATGCCCTCGGCGCATCCACCACGGGTCCGACTTCGCAGATGGCAAGACTGAAAAACAAGACCATGGAAGACATTGTCACTAGATGGGCTTCAGATTTGACCAAATATCAAAAGGAGTTTAAGGAGCAGGCCACTACAGTTTCGACATGGGATCGTAGCCTGGTTGACAATGGCGAAAAGATTCAGAAGCTTTACCTGGACACTTTTGAGGCTGAGCGAGCCAGTCACGAAATTGAGCGCCAACTCGCCACCGTAGAaagccaacaagaagaacttGAGGCATGGCTGAATCGCTATGAAACAGAGGTGCAGGACATGTTTGCTAAACAAATTGGACCCGGCGAGCAGCTTGCTGGTCCCGATCAGGAGCGCGAGCGAACATACAAGTTGGCTGAAAAACTTACACAGCAACTGGATGAAAAGTCTAGAGATCTTTCCAAGATGGTTAAGGAAATAAATGACATTTCTGGTACTTTAAGCAAGGGAGCCAAGACCGAAGATCCT CTGAGCCAGATCGTTCGGGTTCTCAACAGTCACCTCACACAATTGCAGTGGATTGATGCAAATGCGTCCACCTTGCAGGCTAAGGTTTCCGCTGCACAAAAGTCCAGCAGCTCGCTCAACAGTCACTATGCCGGACCGGAAAGCGATGCCGCCGA